The following proteins are encoded in a genomic region of Eriocheir sinensis breed Jianghai 21 chromosome 55, ASM2467909v1, whole genome shotgun sequence:
- the LOC126983907 gene encoding uncharacterized protein LOC126983907 isoform X1 — translation MLASWCVVVACVGAAVAAPIGVNVQVGPGGVDVDVGRPGGGKLVDVNVGGGRGVDVGVGGHGGGRLVDVGVGGHDGGRLVDVGVGGHGGGRLVDVGVGGHGGSKLVDVNVGGGGGVGVDAGAHHRSTSFSKPVDVNVGAGGVGVDVGTPHQHTHTFSKTVDVNVGGGGVDVGVGAPHHTTSFRKPVEADVGAGGVNVNVGGPQDTQRTGFTKVVDVNVGGGHPHHHSHHVFKTHTIDPNFRNTETFTALDNAGSNLFKGLGNAATALGDFLSSILGGKRS, via the exons ATGCTGGCCTcctggtgtgtggtggtggcgtGTGTCGGGGCCGCGGTGGCAGCTCCTATAGGCGTGAACGTTCAAGTCGGTCCTGGTGGGGTCGACGTGGACGTGGGGCGACCTGGCGGCGGCAAGCTTGTGGACGTCAATGTTGGTGGCGGCCGTGGAGTGGACGTGGGCGTGGGGGGACATGGAGGAGGCAGGCTTGTGGACGTGGGCGTGGGGGGACATGACGGAGGCAGGCTTGTGGACGTGGGCGTGGGGGGACATGGAGGAGGCAGGCTTGTGGACGTGGGCGTGGGGGGACATGGAGGGAGCAAGCTTGTGGACGTCAATGTGGGCGGTGGCGGCGGAGTGGGCGTTGATGCCGGGGCTCACCACCGCTCCACGTCCTTCAGCAAACCCGTGGACGTCAATGTCGGCGCCGGGGGTGTGGGCGTTGATGTCGGAACTCCCCACCAGCACACCCACACCTTCAGCAAGACCGTGGACGTCAATGTGGGTGGTGGCGGAGTGGACGTTGGTGTAGGAGCTCCCCACCACACCACCTCCTTCCGTAAGCCCGTGGAGGCGGACGTGGGTGCAGGAGGCGTCAATGTGAATGTCGGAGGGCCGCAGGACACCCAGAGGACTGGATTCACTAAGGTGGTGGACGTGAATGTTGGAGGaggccacccccaccaccacagtcaccacgtGTTCAAGACCCACACCATTGATCCCAA CTTCCGTAACACCGAGACCTTCACCGCCCTGGACAACGCCGGCTCCAACCTCTTCAAAGGCCTCGGAAACGCCGCCACAGCTCTCGGtgacttcctctcctccattcttggGGGTAAGAGGAGTTAG
- the LOC126983907 gene encoding uncharacterized protein LOC126983907 isoform X2 — protein sequence MLASWCVVVACVGAAVAAPIGVNVQVGPGGVDVDVGRPGGGKLVDVNVGGGRGVDVGVGGHGGGRLVDVGVGGHDGGRLVDVGVGGHGGSKLVDVNVGGGGGVGVDAGAHHRSTSFSKPVDVNVGAGGVGVDVGTPHQHTHTFSKTVDVNVGGGGVDVGVGAPHHTTSFRKPVEADVGAGGVNVNVGGPQDTQRTGFTKVVDVNVGGGHPHHHSHHVFKTHTIDPNFRNTETFTALDNAGSNLFKGLGNAATALGDFLSSILGGKRS from the exons ATGCTGGCCTcctggtgtgtggtggtggcgtGTGTCGGGGCCGCGGTGGCAGCTCCTATAGGCGTGAACGTTCAAGTCGGTCCTGGTGGGGTCGACGTGGACGTGGGGCGACCTGGCGGCGGCAAGCTTGTGGACGTCAATGTTGGTGGCGGCCGTGGAGTGGACGTGGGCGTGGGGGGACATGGAGGAGGCAGGCTTGTGGACGTGGGCGTGGGGGGACATGACGGAGGCAG GCTTGTGGACGTGGGCGTGGGGGGACATGGAGGGAGCAAGCTTGTGGACGTCAATGTGGGCGGTGGCGGCGGAGTGGGCGTTGATGCCGGGGCTCACCACCGCTCCACGTCCTTCAGCAAACCCGTGGACGTCAATGTCGGCGCCGGGGGTGTGGGCGTTGATGTCGGAACTCCCCACCAGCACACCCACACCTTCAGCAAGACCGTGGACGTCAATGTGGGTGGTGGCGGAGTGGACGTTGGTGTAGGAGCTCCCCACCACACCACCTCCTTCCGTAAGCCCGTGGAGGCGGACGTGGGTGCAGGAGGCGTCAATGTGAATGTCGGAGGGCCGCAGGACACCCAGAGGACTGGATTCACTAAGGTGGTGGACGTGAATGTTGGAGGaggccacccccaccaccacagtcaccacgtGTTCAAGACCCACACCATTGATCCCAA CTTCCGTAACACCGAGACCTTCACCGCCCTGGACAACGCCGGCTCCAACCTCTTCAAAGGCCTCGGAAACGCCGCCACAGCTCTCGGtgacttcctctcctccattcttggGGGTAAGAGGAGTTAG
- the LOC126983908 gene encoding uncharacterized protein LOC126983908: protein MMPEARTFAEALSLCQVVNSTLAVPASLDDDHRLHHELRQFEAVCQPGSIYKFYLGITDEAREGEWRDANTQQLIQYKNFKPQHPRGGSVQNCGQVLPDGLWSDASCDTELCGACHVEATEFLYLRGLCFKTDAMMHFRLGGYMGGRPVFRGYYNHVILWQEAGKRWVLVETETNETLAWLTLLNPKQYPVGLHTWTAATRLCEQPAGSSLPLSLSPCPHHKFMCKSGFCLDHKFRCNFRFDCLDGSDEDDCGVVVKDQSYRPHLPPRGPQDTTLLIAPSITLTRIANIDDIRMTLNLEFSVSPTWRDARLNFSHLHPGFNALIQTEEAQGIWMPRLKLVNLEGGEYEVLEETVVVTTANQPILPPVASVKRDLVYPGNVNNITIIQQFTAKFTCSFNLYVYPFDVQECSIDIQLPWTYKDIVEFSPKSGEARYTGQTDLALYTVKNVLFRPQTAPNLLSLQLELHRRQGVVLLSTFVPSVLLLAVSWATLFVHMEALNVRAVMSLTTLLVLYTLFANFSSTMPNTAAIKLIDVWFFFIIVLLFCNIMVHIFVTFVASRSASAKPSPKGVLKITPHSGTQDEPLRFSPQRVMAIYRIFILPPVFVFFTISFCLMIYLEGPMARAAQQAKG from the exons ATGATGCCGGAGGCCCGCACCTTCGCGGAGGCACTATCGTTGTGTCAGGTCGTGAACTCGACCTTGGCCGTCCCTGCCTCCCTGGACGAcgaccaccgcctccaccatgaGCTGCGGCAGTTCGAGGCCGTATGTCAGCCGGGCAGCATCTACAAGTTCTACCTCGGCATTACAGACGAGGCGCGGGAAGGTGAGTGGAGGGACGCCAACACCCAGCAGCTGATCCAGTACAAGAACTTCAAGCCGCAGCACCCACGCGGCGGCAGCGTCCAGAATTGTGGCCAGGTGCTCCCCGACGGGCTGTGGAGCGACGCTAGCTGCGACACGGAGCTGTGCGGCGCCTGCCACGTCGAGGCCACGGAGTTCCTGTACCTGCGCGGCCTCTGCTTCAAGACAGACGCCATGATGCATTTCCGCCTGGGCGGCTACATGGGCGGCCGTCCGGTGTTCCGCGGCTACTACAACCACGTCATCCTGTGGCAGGAGGCCGGCAAGCGGTGGGTGCTGGTGGAGACCGAGACCAACGAGACTCTGGCCTGGCTGACGCTGCTCAACCCCAAGCAATACCCCGTCGGCCTCCACACCTGGACCGCCGCCACGCGCCTCTGTGAACAGCCGGCGGGCAGCAGCCTGCCCCTTAGTCTGTCGCCGTGCCCGCACCACAAGTTCATGTGCAAGTCCGGCTTCTGCCTCGACCACAAGTTCCGCTGCAACTTCCGCTTCGATTGTCTGGACGGGAGTGACGAGGACGACTGCGGCGTGGTAGTGAAGGACCAATCCTACCGCCCCCACCTGCCGCCTCGGGGGCCGCAGGACACCACGCTTCTCATCGcgccctccatcaccctcacgcgTATCGCCAACATCGACGACATTCGCATGACGCTCAACCTCGAGTTCTCCGTCAGCCCCACCTGGAGGGACGCCAGGCTTAACTTCAGCCATCTCCACCCGGGCTTCAACGCTCTCATCCAGACGGAGGAGGCGCAGGGGATCTGGATGCCGCGGCTGAAGCTGGTGAACCTGGAGGGCGGCGAGTACGAGGTGCTGGAggagacggtggtggtgacgACAGCCAACCAGCCCATCCTGCCGCCCGTGGCCTCCGTTAAGCGAG ACCTGGTGTACCCCGGCAAtgtcaacaacatcaccatcatccagCAGTTCACGGCCAAGTTCACGTGCAGTTTCAACCTCTACGTGTACCCGTTCGATGTGCAGGAGTGCAGCATCGACATCCAGCTGCCGTGGACCTACAAGGACATCGTCGAGTTCTCGCCGAAGAGCGGAGAAGCGAGGTACACGGGGCAGACTGACCTGGCGCTGTACACCGTCAAGAATGTTCTATTCCGGCCACAGACGGCGCCCAACCTGCTGAGCCTCCAACTGGAGCTGCACCGCCGCCAGGGCGTCGTGCTGCTGTCCACCTTCGTGCCGTCCGTGCTGCTGCTGGCGGTGAGCTGGGCTACGCTCTTCGTCCATATGGAGGCGCTCAACGTGCGGGCCGTCATGTCCCTCACGACGCTCCTCGTCCTGTACACGCTCTTCGCTAACTTCTCGAGCACGATGCCCAACACCGCCGCCATCAAGCTCATCGACGTGTggttcttcttcatcatcgtccTGCTCTTCTGTAACATCATGGTGCACATCTTCGTCACCTTCGTCGCCAGCCGCTCCGCCTCGGCCAAGCCCTCGCCCAAGGGAGTGCTCAAGATCACCCCACACAGCGGGACGCAAGACGAGCCGCTCAGGTTCTCTCCGCAGCGGGTCATGGCCATCTACCGGATCTTCATCCTCCCGCCGGTCTTCGTCTTCTTCACGATCAGCTTCTGCCTAATGATATACCTGGAAGGGCCGATGGCCAGGGCAGCGCAGCAAGCCAAAGGGTAA